From a single Georhizobium profundi genomic region:
- a CDS encoding TRAP transporter large permease, giving the protein MTNFEIGLWSFPVLLVLIFLRIPIGLAMLLVGIGGSFAINGSFLMIMAQLKNLTYGTFSSYSLSIIPLFLLMGQFAALGGMSQALFRAAETWLGHRKGGVAMAAIGACAGFGAICGSSLATAATMGKVALPELKRYGYAGGISTATLAAGGTLGILIPPSVILVIYAILTEQNIAKLFAAAFIPGILAAIGYIIVIAIYARVKPEAVGKRERAPYSERFRALLGIWPVLIVFIAVIGGIYTGVFTPTEAAAVGAFGTGVIALVNRGLNWTTLKEAIVSTAGATGMIFFIVLGAAVFNSFLALSQLPQTMAAFVTEQGFSPWMVLTIILVLYLVMGCFMDSLSMILLTVPIFFPIVSVLDFGLTAEEFALWFGILILIVVEVGLITPPVGMNLFVINSMSKETRISATYAAVMPFVASDIIRTAILVIFPGITLALVRLLY; this is encoded by the coding sequence GTGACGAATTTCGAAATCGGCCTCTGGTCGTTCCCGGTCCTGCTGGTCCTGATCTTCCTCAGAATTCCGATCGGCCTCGCGATGCTGCTCGTCGGGATCGGCGGCAGCTTTGCGATCAACGGCTCGTTCCTGATGATCATGGCGCAGCTGAAGAACCTGACCTACGGCACGTTCTCCTCCTACTCGCTGTCGATCATTCCGCTGTTTCTGCTCATGGGGCAGTTCGCGGCGCTTGGCGGCATGTCACAGGCCCTCTTCCGGGCGGCGGAAACGTGGCTCGGCCACCGCAAGGGTGGTGTCGCTATGGCTGCCATCGGCGCCTGCGCCGGCTTCGGGGCCATCTGTGGATCGTCGCTGGCGACTGCTGCCACCATGGGCAAGGTCGCGCTGCCGGAGCTCAAGCGCTACGGCTATGCGGGCGGTATCTCCACCGCAACGCTTGCCGCAGGCGGGACGCTCGGCATTCTCATTCCGCCATCGGTCATCCTGGTGATCTATGCCATCCTGACCGAGCAGAACATTGCGAAGCTCTTTGCTGCTGCGTTCATTCCCGGCATCCTCGCTGCGATCGGCTATATCATCGTGATCGCCATCTATGCGCGGGTGAAGCCCGAGGCGGTGGGCAAACGCGAGCGCGCACCGTATTCGGAGCGATTCCGTGCGCTTCTCGGCATCTGGCCCGTTCTCATCGTCTTTATCGCGGTGATCGGCGGCATCTATACCGGCGTCTTCACACCAACGGAGGCCGCAGCCGTGGGCGCGTTCGGCACCGGCGTGATCGCCCTTGTCAATCGCGGTCTCAACTGGACGACGCTGAAAGAGGCGATCGTCTCGACTGCCGGCGCCACAGGCATGATCTTCTTCATCGTGCTGGGTGCCGCGGTCTTCAACAGTTTCCTCGCGCTTTCGCAACTGCCGCAGACGATGGCCGCCTTCGTGACCGAACAGGGGTTCAGTCCCTGGATGGTGCTGACGATCATCCTCGTTCTTTACCTCGTTATGGGCTGCTTCATGGATTCGCTCTCCATGATACTTTTGACCGTGCCGATCTTCTTCCCGATCGTTTCGGTGCTGGATTTCGGCCTCACGGCTGAGGAATTCGCGCTGTGGTTCGGCATCCTCATCCTGATCGTCGTGGAGGTGGGGCTGATCACGCCTCCCGTGGGAATGAACCTCTTCGTCATCAACTCGATGTCCAAGGAAACACGCATTTCGGCGACCTACGCCGCAGTCATGCCCTTCGTCGCCTCGGACATCATCCGCACGGCGATTCTCGTGATCTTCCCAGGGATCACGCTCGCTTTGGTGCGACTTCTCTACTGA
- a CDS encoding helix-turn-helix domain-containing protein, giving the protein MRIIPTYDLYGESRSDQSSGAPEFLLHCEDIYERSRMHGWEIKPHRHRSYFQILHIRSGTAELSDGHSHHRLALPCLVMVPVGTVHGFRFSNDVEGFVLTIAASRLATLLAVDLLPALSTPSVQVEALDDGSPAHAAVHAMLLEIQAEYAARRPGYAALIESLLTASLIRTIRQRTMDTDAPEQRDKDRLRLDRLTQLVERHYREHRPVGFYARELGLSPTHLNRILKSAENRTVQRLLADRLIDDAKRSLIFSVQPIKTIALGLGFTDTAYFTRFFQRETGLQPTAYRLKNQDRQPQ; this is encoded by the coding sequence ATGCGCATCATCCCGACCTATGATCTCTATGGCGAGAGCCGATCGGACCAATCCTCCGGTGCACCGGAGTTTCTGTTGCATTGCGAGGATATCTACGAGCGCTCGCGCATGCATGGCTGGGAGATCAAGCCGCACCGTCACCGCAGCTACTTTCAAATTCTGCACATTCGATCCGGTACTGCTGAACTCAGCGACGGACACTCGCATCACCGGCTGGCACTGCCATGCCTCGTCATGGTGCCGGTCGGCACTGTGCACGGCTTTCGCTTCTCGAACGACGTCGAAGGCTTCGTGCTCACCATCGCCGCATCACGGCTAGCGACATTGCTCGCCGTGGATCTCTTGCCGGCATTGAGCACCCCGTCCGTTCAGGTCGAGGCGCTGGATGACGGCTCGCCCGCGCATGCGGCCGTCCACGCCATGCTTTTGGAAATCCAGGCGGAATACGCGGCTCGGCGGCCGGGCTATGCTGCGCTCATCGAAAGTCTTCTCACCGCATCGCTGATCCGCACCATACGGCAGCGCACGATGGATACAGACGCCCCGGAACAGCGCGACAAGGATCGCTTGCGGCTGGATCGGCTGACGCAGCTGGTCGAGCGCCACTATCGCGAACATCGCCCGGTCGGCTTCTACGCCCGTGAGCTTGGCCTTTCGCCGACACATCTGAACCGTATTTTGAAAAGTGCCGAAAATCGCACTGTGCAGCGGCTGCTGGCAGACCGGCTGATCGACGACGCCAAGCGAAGCCTCATCTTTAGCGTTCAGCCGATCAAGACAATCGCTCTGGGGCTAGGCTTCACCGACACGGCCTATTTCACCCGCTTTTTCCAGCGCGAAACGGGACTTCAGCCAACCGCCTATCGGCTGAAGAACCAGGACCGGCAGCCTCAGTAG
- the pobA gene encoding 4-hydroxybenzoate 3-monooxygenase has product MRTQVAIIGSGPSGLLLGRLLTQAGIDSIILDRVDAAYILERVRAGVLEEGTVRMLEEAGVAERMRREGLPHSGFDLTFDGRRHRIDLESLTGGKKVMVYGQTEVTHDLLDQRARDGATSIYNAEDVQPHDFDGEKPYVTYRTDGVTHRIDCDFIIGCDGYHGPSRKAVPENAIKLFEKVYPFGWLGILADVKPVSHELIYANHPRGFALCSMRSLTRSRYYVQCSLDDKVEDWSDERFWDELRRRLPQEVADGLTTGPSFEKSIAPLRSFVAEPMRFGRLFLVGDAAHIVPPTGAKGLNLAVSDVHYVMEGLREHYLEKSEAALDAYSTRALARVWKAVRFSWWMTTMMHRFDDTGPFGQRIQEAELDYLVHSQAASASLAENYVGLPY; this is encoded by the coding sequence ATCCGCACGCAGGTCGCGATTATCGGCTCGGGGCCTTCAGGGCTGCTGCTCGGCCGGCTGCTCACCCAGGCGGGCATCGACAGCATCATCCTCGACCGGGTCGACGCGGCCTACATCCTCGAACGCGTGCGTGCCGGTGTCCTGGAAGAGGGCACGGTGCGGATGCTGGAGGAAGCGGGCGTTGCCGAGCGCATGCGCCGCGAAGGCTTGCCGCATTCGGGCTTCGACCTCACCTTCGACGGGCGGCGCCACCGCATCGATCTCGAGAGCCTGACCGGCGGCAAAAAGGTCATGGTCTACGGCCAGACCGAGGTGACGCACGATCTTCTCGACCAGCGCGCGCGAGATGGCGCGACCTCGATCTATAACGCCGAGGACGTGCAGCCGCATGATTTCGATGGCGAGAAACCCTATGTCACCTACCGCACGGACGGCGTGACGCATCGGATCGACTGCGACTTCATCATCGGGTGCGATGGCTATCACGGGCCAAGCCGCAAGGCGGTACCGGAGAATGCGATCAAGCTTTTCGAGAAGGTCTATCCGTTCGGCTGGCTCGGCATCCTGGCCGATGTGAAGCCGGTCAGCCACGAGCTGATCTATGCGAACCATCCGCGCGGCTTCGCGCTCTGCTCCATGCGATCGCTGACGCGCAGCCGCTACTACGTGCAGTGTTCGCTCGACGACAAGGTGGAAGACTGGTCGGACGAGCGCTTCTGGGACGAACTGCGCCGCCGGCTGCCGCAGGAGGTTGCGGATGGGCTGACGACGGGGCCTTCATTCGAGAAATCGATCGCGCCGCTGCGCTCCTTCGTCGCCGAGCCGATGCGCTTCGGGCGACTGTTCCTGGTCGGCGATGCCGCGCACATCGTTCCGCCGACGGGGGCAAAGGGCCTGAACCTCGCCGTGTCGGACGTGCACTACGTGATGGAGGGGCTGCGCGAGCACTATCTGGAAAAATCAGAAGCCGCGCTCGATGCCTATTCGACCCGGGCGCTCGCCCGCGTCTGGAAGGCCGTACGGTTCTCCTGGTGGATGACGACGATGATGCACCGCTTCGACGATACGGGTCCGTTCGGCCAGCGCATTCAGGAGGCCGAGCTCGACTATCTCGTGCATTCGCAAGCTGCCTCCGCCTCGCTTGCGGAGAACTATGTCGGCTTGCCTTATTGA
- a CDS encoding MFS transporter, translating to MHGTTGHSSAATGFFPSQRAAISALFFANGFIVGSWAPKIPDFAGRLGLSESQLGLMILVFGLGSLVMMPVGGAMVARLGSAFVTRITAIACIPALLLLTLAPTVPAAVVVIFFFGGLLGAMDVAMNANAVHVEKSMRRAIMSSCHGFWSLGGLVGAALGGVLIAAVGTMNHVIIVTLVLAAVVFIALRFVSGDAQPETAEKQPLRLPKSVLPYLIGIMALFSMTPEGAILDWGALYLRQELDATLALSGMAFGAFSAAMAVMRFAGDPIRDRLGAVLTLRICTMFAIVGMLVAGQAPNATVAIIGFAIAGIGISNMVPIAFSAAGNLPGFAQGIALSVVTFMGYSGILVAPSVIGFIAEHTGFAAVFTALPILFIVVLALSSLARHGDMQKD from the coding sequence ATGCACGGCACGACAGGACACTCAAGCGCCGCGACCGGCTTTTTTCCAAGCCAGCGCGCGGCCATCTCCGCTCTCTTCTTCGCCAATGGGTTCATTGTCGGAAGCTGGGCCCCGAAGATCCCGGATTTTGCCGGACGCCTGGGCCTGAGCGAAAGCCAGCTCGGCCTAATGATCCTCGTTTTCGGCCTCGGTTCGCTCGTGATGATGCCAGTCGGCGGCGCCATGGTTGCGCGTCTCGGATCCGCATTCGTCACGCGCATCACCGCGATCGCCTGCATCCCGGCCCTGCTTCTTCTGACGCTGGCGCCAACGGTTCCCGCAGCCGTCGTCGTCATCTTCTTCTTTGGCGGCCTCCTCGGCGCAATGGACGTTGCGATGAACGCAAACGCCGTTCATGTCGAAAAGTCCATGCGGCGCGCGATTATGTCGTCCTGCCATGGCTTCTGGAGCCTGGGCGGTCTCGTCGGCGCAGCGCTCGGTGGCGTGTTGATCGCAGCGGTTGGCACGATGAACCACGTCATCATCGTCACGCTCGTGCTTGCAGCCGTCGTCTTTATCGCACTGCGCTTCGTCAGCGGCGATGCCCAGCCGGAAACTGCGGAAAAGCAGCCGCTCCGCCTGCCGAAAAGCGTGCTGCCCTACCTCATCGGCATCATGGCACTCTTCTCCATGACCCCCGAAGGCGCAATTCTCGATTGGGGCGCACTCTATCTGCGCCAGGAACTCGACGCGACGCTGGCTCTCTCCGGCATGGCGTTCGGCGCCTTCTCGGCAGCCATGGCCGTCATGCGATTTGCAGGCGATCCGATCCGTGACCGGCTTGGCGCAGTGCTGACGCTGCGGATCTGCACGATGTTCGCCATTGTGGGCATGCTCGTCGCCGGTCAGGCACCCAATGCGACGGTCGCCATCATCGGCTTCGCCATTGCCGGCATCGGCATTTCCAACATGGTGCCGATCGCCTTCTCGGCTGCCGGCAACTTGCCGGGCTTCGCGCAGGGCATCGCGCTGTCGGTCGTCACCTTCATGGGCTATTCGGGCATCCTGGTGGCGCCGTCCGTCATCGGCTTCATCGCCGAGCACACGGGCTTTGCCGCCGTCTTCACCGCCCTGCCGATCCTGTTCATCGTCGTGCTGGCGCTGTCATCGCTCGCCCGCCACGGAGACATGCAGAAGGACTGA
- the pyc gene encoding pyruvate carboxylase encodes MPISKILVANRSEIAIRVFRAANELGIKTVAIWAEEDKLALHRFKADESYQVGRGPHLERDLGPIESYLSIDEVIRVAKLSGADAIHPGYGLLSESPEFADACAEHGIIFIGPSPDTMRRLGNKVAARNLAIEVGVPVVPATEPLPDDMDEVARMADAIGYPLMLKASWGGGGRGMRVIRQASDLAREVTEGKREAKAAFGKDEVYLEKLVERARHVESQILGDTHGIVVDLFERDCSIQRRNQKVVERAPAPYLSAEKRAEIAGYSRKIAEATCYVGAGTVEFLMDADTEEFYFIEVNPRIQVEHTVTEEVTGIDIVKAQIRILEGKKIGTPESGVPRQEDIKLNGHALQCRITTEDPEQNFIPDYGRITAYRGATGFGIRLDGGTAYSGAVITRFYDPLLEKVTAWAPTAEEAILRMDRALREFRIRGIATNLTFLEAIIGHPKFRDNSYTTRFIDETPELFAQVGRQDRATKLLTYLADVTVNGHPEVKGRPVPAEAAAPRIPHVGKKEIPDGTKQRLDTLGPEKFAEWMRGETRVLLTDTTMRDGHQSLLATRMRTYDIARISDTYARALPELFSLECWGGATFDVSMRFLTEDPWERLDLVRKGAPNILLQMLLRGANGVGYKNYPDNVVRHFVEQAARGGIDVFRVFDCLNWVDNMRVAMDAVRETGRLCEAAICYTGNILDPERAKYDLAYYTNLAKDLEAAGANIIALKDMAGLLKPAATRVLFKALRDTTDLPIHFHTHDTSGIAGATVLAAVDAGVDVIDAAMDALSGNTSQPCLGSIVEALRNTERDPGLDPEWIRRISFYWEAVRNQYAAFESDLRGPASEVYLHEMPGGQFTNLKEQARSLGLETRWHEVAQAYADANRMFGDIVKVTPSSKVVGDMALMMVSQDLSVADVENPAKDISFPDSVVSMMRGDLGQPPSGWPAALQKKILKDEKPFTERPGALLEPADLAAERKSIEETLEREVDEFEFASYLMYPKVFTDFALAAETYGPVSVLPTPAYFYGLDVGEELFVDLEKGKTLVVRNQAIGETNDKGMITVFFELNGQPRRVKVPDRAHGAGGSGVKRKAEAGNDHHIGAPMPGVVSTIAVSAGQKVASGDVILSIEAMKMETAIHADRDGVIGEVLVKAGDQIDAKDLLATYTPE; translated from the coding sequence GTGCCGATTTCGAAGATTCTCGTCGCCAACCGTTCCGAAATCGCCATCCGCGTCTTCCGCGCCGCCAACGAGCTCGGCATCAAGACTGTCGCCATCTGGGCGGAAGAGGACAAGCTCGCCCTTCACCGCTTCAAGGCCGATGAGAGCTACCAGGTCGGGCGCGGTCCGCATCTGGAGCGTGATCTCGGACCCATCGAGAGCTATCTGTCGATCGACGAGGTAATCCGCGTCGCAAAGCTCTCAGGCGCCGATGCAATCCACCCGGGCTACGGCCTGCTGTCCGAAAGCCCGGAATTCGCCGACGCCTGCGCCGAGCACGGCATCATCTTCATCGGCCCGAGCCCCGATACGATGCGTCGCCTGGGCAACAAGGTTGCCGCCCGCAATCTCGCCATCGAGGTCGGGGTCCCGGTTGTGCCGGCCACCGAGCCTTTGCCGGACGACATGGACGAAGTGGCCAGAATGGCGGACGCCATTGGCTACCCGCTCATGCTGAAGGCATCCTGGGGTGGTGGCGGCCGCGGCATGCGCGTTATCCGCCAGGCCTCAGATCTTGCGCGTGAGGTGACGGAAGGCAAGCGCGAGGCGAAAGCGGCCTTCGGCAAGGACGAGGTCTATCTCGAAAAGCTCGTCGAGCGCGCCCGCCACGTGGAAAGCCAGATCCTCGGCGACACCCATGGCATAGTGGTCGATCTTTTCGAGCGAGACTGCTCCATCCAGCGCCGCAACCAGAAGGTGGTCGAGCGCGCGCCCGCGCCTTATCTCTCCGCCGAGAAGCGAGCCGAAATTGCGGGATACTCCCGCAAGATCGCGGAAGCCACGTGTTATGTCGGCGCTGGCACCGTCGAATTCCTGATGGATGCCGATACCGAGGAATTCTATTTCATCGAGGTCAATCCGCGCATTCAGGTGGAGCATACGGTCACCGAGGAAGTGACCGGCATCGACATCGTCAAGGCGCAGATCCGCATCCTCGAAGGCAAGAAGATCGGCACGCCGGAATCAGGCGTCCCGCGCCAGGAAGACATCAAGCTCAACGGCCACGCCCTGCAGTGCCGCATCACGACCGAGGATCCGGAACAGAACTTCATTCCCGATTATGGCCGCATCACCGCCTATCGCGGCGCGACCGGCTTCGGCATCCGCCTCGATGGCGGCACAGCGTATTCGGGCGCCGTCATCACGCGCTTCTACGATCCGCTTCTGGAGAAAGTCACCGCCTGGGCGCCGACGGCGGAAGAAGCGATCCTGCGCATGGACCGTGCTCTGCGCGAATTCCGTATCCGCGGCATCGCCACCAACCTCACATTCCTCGAAGCGATCATCGGCCACCCGAAATTCCGCGACAACAGCTACACGACCCGTTTCATCGATGAGACGCCCGAATTGTTTGCACAGGTCGGGCGCCAGGACCGCGCCACCAAGCTTCTGACCTACCTTGCCGACGTGACCGTCAACGGCCACCCCGAAGTGAAGGGTCGTCCGGTGCCGGCGGAAGCGGCAGCGCCGCGCATTCCCCATGTGGGCAAGAAGGAAATCCCCGACGGGACCAAGCAGCGGCTCGACACACTCGGCCCGGAAAAATTCGCCGAATGGATGCGCGGTGAGACCCGCGTACTCTTGACCGACACGACCATGCGCGATGGCCATCAGTCGCTTCTGGCAACCCGGATGCGCACCTACGACATCGCGCGCATCTCCGACACCTACGCCCGCGCGCTCCCCGAGCTCTTCTCGCTCGAATGCTGGGGCGGCGCGACATTTGACGTGTCCATGCGCTTCCTGACGGAAGACCCCTGGGAGCGCCTCGATCTCGTGCGCAAGGGCGCGCCAAACATCCTGCTGCAGATGCTGCTGCGCGGCGCCAACGGCGTCGGCTACAAGAATTACCCCGACAACGTCGTGCGCCATTTCGTCGAACAAGCGGCAAGGGGCGGGATCGACGTTTTCCGTGTCTTCGACTGCCTGAACTGGGTCGACAACATGCGCGTCGCGATGGATGCGGTGCGCGAGACAGGGCGGCTTTGCGAAGCAGCGATCTGCTACACCGGCAACATTCTCGATCCGGAGCGCGCCAAATACGATCTCGCCTATTACACCAACCTCGCAAAGGACCTTGAGGCCGCCGGCGCCAACATCATCGCGCTGAAGGACATGGCGGGGCTCCTGAAGCCTGCCGCCACTCGCGTGCTCTTCAAGGCGCTGCGTGACACGACCGATCTGCCGATCCACTTCCACACACACGACACGTCGGGCATCGCGGGCGCCACGGTGCTTGCAGCCGTCGATGCCGGCGTGGATGTCATCGATGCGGCGATGGATGCACTGTCCGGCAACACCTCGCAGCCCTGCCTCGGCTCGATCGTGGAAGCCTTGCGCAACACCGAGCGCGATCCCGGTCTCGACCCGGAATGGATCCGCCGGATTTCCTTCTACTGGGAAGCCGTGCGCAACCAGTATGCGGCTTTTGAAAGCGACCTGCGCGGGCCTGCCTCGGAGGTGTACCTGCACGAAATGCCGGGCGGCCAGTTCACCAACCTCAAGGAACAGGCCCGCTCGCTCGGGCTTGAGACCCGCTGGCACGAAGTCGCCCAGGCCTATGCGGACGCCAACCGCATGTTCGGCGATATCGTGAAGGTGACGCCGTCCTCCAAGGTGGTCGGCGACATGGCGCTGATGATGGTTTCGCAGGATCTGTCCGTCGCTGATGTGGAGAACCCGGCAAAGGACATCTCCTTCCCGGACTCCGTCGTATCGATGATGCGCGGCGATCTCGGGCAGCCGCCGTCAGGCTGGCCTGCGGCCCTGCAGAAGAAAATCCTGAAGGACGAGAAGCCGTTCACCGAACGCCCCGGCGCGCTTCTGGAGCCCGCCGATCTCGCCGCTGAACGCAAGTCGATCGAAGAGACGCTGGAACGTGAGGTCGACGAGTTCGAATTCGCCTCGTACCTCATGTATCCCAAGGTCTTCACGGATTTTGCACTTGCCGCAGAAACCTACGGCCCGGTCAGCGTGTTGCCGACGCCGGCCTATTTCTACGGCCTCGATGTCGGCGAAGAACTGTTCGTCGATCTCGAAAAAGGCAAGACGCTCGTCGTGCGCAACCAGGCGATCGGCGAGACCAACGACAAGGGCATGATCACCGTCTTCTTCGAGCTCAATGGCCAGCCTCGCCGCGTGAAAGTGCCCGACCGCGCCCACGGAGCAGGCGGCAGCGGCGTCAAACGCAAGGCGGAAGCCGGCAACGACCACCACATCGGCGCGCCGATGCCGGGCGTCGTTTCGACCATCGCTGTCTCCGCCGGCCAGAAGGTGGCTTCCGGCGACGTGATCCTCTCCATTGAGGCCATGAAGATGGAGACGGCAATCCACGCCGACCGCGATGGTGTCATCGGCGAAGTGCTGGTGAAAGCCGGCGACCAGATCGACGCCAAGGATCTTCTCGCAACCTACACACCGGAATGA
- a CDS encoding LuxR family transcriptional regulator, translating to MTVSAVLAAIDRTDNAETSEEVTEILQQALASYGVAYHGLVRAQLPHEPLGDALLSGILPDGWAETYVKRKYLLIDPVVRHLGQSRSGFRWQTAAELHANGKHGKRMDRMMADASKAGLKDGYSFPVHGRRGLLAHLSIGGDPVDLQSADLALIGALASKAYWRMADLKGLGQTHPLDALDDIKLTHREMESLHYLADGMTSPEIAAVLEISNHTVDWYMNGIQQKLKAKNRHHAVALAFRLGLVS from the coding sequence GTGACTGTCAGCGCCGTTCTTGCCGCCATCGATCGAACCGACAATGCCGAGACGTCGGAGGAAGTGACGGAAATCCTGCAGCAGGCGCTCGCATCCTATGGTGTGGCCTATCACGGCCTGGTCCGCGCCCAGTTGCCACACGAGCCGTTGGGCGATGCTCTGCTCTCGGGCATCCTGCCCGACGGATGGGCGGAAACCTATGTGAAGCGTAAGTACCTGCTGATCGACCCCGTGGTGCGCCATCTCGGCCAATCACGCTCCGGCTTTCGCTGGCAGACCGCGGCCGAACTCCATGCGAACGGCAAGCACGGAAAGCGAATGGACCGGATGATGGCGGATGCCAGCAAGGCCGGTCTGAAGGATGGCTACAGCTTCCCGGTGCATGGACGCCGGGGGCTTCTGGCGCATCTCAGCATCGGCGGAGACCCCGTCGATCTTCAAAGTGCCGATCTTGCGCTGATCGGAGCTTTGGCAAGCAAAGCCTATTGGCGAATGGCTGATCTGAAAGGCCTGGGTCAGACGCACCCGCTCGATGCTCTCGATGACATCAAGCTGACCCATCGAGAAATGGAGTCGTTGCATTATCTCGCCGACGGCATGACATCCCCGGAGATCGCTGCAGTTCTCGAAATCTCCAACCACACGGTCGATTGGTACATGAACGGCATTCAGCAGAAACTGAAAGCCAAGAACCGCCACCATGCGGTCGCGCTCGCCTTTCGGCTCGGACTTGTTTCCTGA